In Limisalsivibrio acetivorans, one genomic interval encodes:
- a CDS encoding ATP-binding protein has protein sequence MRLIAALLLLALAFSTVASASEKMVVNVGIYDNPPMISLNKKGEAQGIGVDILDYVADKENLKINYIFGTWNETLNRLKQGEIDALFPIAYSKERAKIYQYNEETILTNWGQVYTQPELKIQSIPDLNKKTIAVLEDDIYFRSDQGLNRLSKAFNVKCAFIFAESYKEIIEMVSTKKADAGLVSRLFGQLYENKYRVTRTPILIHPIEIRFAMPLGSQKGVLVADLLDKHLKKLKDNENSIYHQSLDRWMGVSGIKKYFPYLKWIFLGLGIPLIIAVLTAIYLELKIKRKTRELLKSNVSLKDEIEERKRIQDELAKSEQKFSNLFHSSNDPIVIFNYEGYIIDVNNELLSQMGYTFDELVGRRITYVFSDAETSDGSDLYRQDEKSVYERDMYRKNGDKFTAEISVSSFKTPEGPLVQMIIRDVTVRRKTQQILAQKKRDLEKRVQEEVEHNRMQEQLLMQQSKLASMGQMINAIAHQWRQPLTTIGLYIQDVEDAYDYSELNREYIESFRNKSMEQISYMSKTIDDFRNFFKPDKEKEIFDLCEIIREVLSLVHPQLINNSVQLAVYYMDEEVKFTGNSIEIPTGIECVTCYGYPNEFKQVLLNLISNSRDAILEARSNNKNQEQGIIKVIVTPEGETINITVSDNGTGIPEDIRGRIFEPYFSTKDEGQGVGIGLYMSKVIIENNMEGRIICENTEEGASFTVTLNKASVFGKN, from the coding sequence ATGAGACTAATAGCTGCACTTCTCTTGCTGGCACTAGCCTTCTCAACGGTTGCGAGTGCTTCTGAAAAGATGGTAGTAAATGTCGGGATATACGATAACCCCCCTATGATAAGCCTGAACAAGAAAGGGGAGGCTCAGGGGATAGGTGTTGATATCCTAGACTATGTCGCAGATAAAGAGAACCTGAAGATCAACTACATCTTCGGCACCTGGAACGAGACCCTAAACCGACTTAAGCAGGGAGAGATCGACGCCCTTTTCCCCATCGCATATTCAAAAGAACGGGCAAAGATATACCAATACAACGAAGAGACCATCCTGACAAACTGGGGACAGGTATACACCCAGCCCGAGCTGAAAATCCAGTCCATACCAGACCTAAACAAAAAGACCATCGCAGTCCTTGAGGATGACATCTATTTCCGCAGCGACCAAGGACTGAACAGGCTCTCCAAGGCCTTCAACGTTAAATGTGCCTTCATCTTTGCGGAGAGTTACAAAGAGATTATCGAGATGGTAAGCACAAAGAAGGCGGATGCTGGTCTGGTAAGCCGTCTCTTCGGGCAGCTCTACGAGAATAAATACCGTGTCACAAGAACCCCGATCCTTATACACCCCATAGAGATACGCTTTGCAATGCCCCTGGGCAGTCAGAAGGGAGTTCTTGTTGCGGATCTCCTCGACAAACACCTTAAAAAACTGAAGGATAACGAGAACTCAATCTACCATCAGTCGCTGGACAGATGGATGGGCGTAAGCGGCATTAAGAAATACTTCCCCTACCTTAAATGGATCTTTTTAGGTCTCGGTATACCTCTTATTATCGCCGTTCTCACAGCTATATACCTTGAACTAAAGATAAAACGTAAAACGAGGGAGCTTCTCAAGAGCAATGTCTCCCTGAAGGATGAGATCGAAGAGCGAAAGCGTATCCAGGATGAGCTTGCCAAGAGCGAGCAGAAGTTCAGCAACCTGTTCCATTCCTCCAACGATCCCATCGTTATCTTCAACTACGAAGGCTACATCATCGACGTTAACAACGAACTCCTCAGCCAGATGGGCTACACCTTCGATGAGCTTGTGGGGCGCAGGATAACCTACGTATTCTCAGATGCCGAAACATCCGATGGAAGCGACCTCTACCGCCAGGATGAAAAATCCGTTTACGAAAGGGATATGTACCGGAAAAACGGCGATAAGTTCACCGCAGAGATCTCCGTAAGCAGCTTCAAAACCCCCGAGGGGCCCCTTGTGCAGATGATCATCAGGGACGTTACCGTACGGCGCAAAACACAGCAGATCCTCGCCCAGAAGAAGCGGGATCTCGAAAAACGTGTACAGGAAGAGGTTGAGCATAACCGAATGCAGGAACAACTCCTTATGCAGCAGTCCAAGCTGGCCTCCATGGGACAGATGATCAATGCCATCGCCCACCAGTGGCGCCAGCCCCTTACAACGATTGGTCTCTATATCCAGGATGTGGAGGATGCCTACGACTACAGCGAGCTGAACCGGGAGTATATAGAGTCCTTCCGCAACAAATCCATGGAGCAGATCTCCTACATGTCTAAAACCATCGACGACTTCCGAAACTTCTTCAAGCCGGACAAAGAGAAAGAGATCTTCGACCTGTGTGAGATTATTCGTGAGGTCCTTTCCCTCGTCCACCCCCAGCTTATAAATAACAGTGTGCAGCTAGCTGTATACTACATGGACGAGGAAGTTAAATTCACAGGAAACAGCATAGAGATACCCACAGGGATAGAATGCGTAACATGCTACGGCTACCCCAACGAATTCAAGCAGGTTCTTCTTAATCTCATAAGCAACTCACGGGATGCGATCCTTGAGGCACGCTCCAATAACAAGAATCAGGAACAAGGCATAATCAAGGTCATCGTCACGCCGGAAGGGGAAACGATAAACATCACCGTTTCAGACAACGGAACCGGGATTCCCGAGGATATCAGGGGAAGGATCTTTGAGCCCTACTTCTCCACCAAGGACGAGGGGCAGGGGGTAGGCATAGGTCTATACATGTCCAAGGTTATCATCGAAAACAATATGGAGGGTCGAATCATCTGTGAGAACACAGAGGAAGGGGCCAGCTTCACTGTTACGCTTAACAAGGCATCGGTCTTCGGTAAAAACTGA